In Nymphaea colorata isolate Beijing-Zhang1983 unplaced genomic scaffold, ASM883128v2 scaffold0449, whole genome shotgun sequence, a genomic segment contains:
- the LOC126409493 gene encoding protein TIC 214-like, with product MKSFIERIYMGILLCITNIYRINAQFFLDSTKNTLNGYTYNDEIKEKDTNETNPNIIPFISTVKSLSTYTTNISSDSNSPIYCDLSSLSQAYVFYKLLQTQVSNKYKSESIFHYYRTYPFIKDRIKDYFHDYFHTRGIFDSESKHKKLRNSGMSEWKNWLKSHYQYNFSHDKWSRLAPLKWRKKVNQHFTIKNNDSPKLGSYEEKDQLIHSGKKDYYKYKLDLLKSPSCEKKIKKHYRYDLLSYKYLNYEDVKDSNIYGSPLQVNRHGEISNYNTHKYKSFYATTINDSLEDKYTIDRDPNLDRKYLELRITNFYPRNNIETRTSTGIRTFINKKRKLLRLGPIRKIFFIFISEFIKKSKQSKKSYFLIGWE from the coding sequence atgaaatctttcattgaaaGAATATACATGGGTATCCTTCTATGTATCACTAACATTTACAGGAtcaatgcacaattttttcttgactcaacaaaaaatactttaaatggaTACACTTACAATgacgaaataaaggaaaaggatactaatgaaacgaatccaaatataattcCCTTCATTTCGACTGTAAAATCTCTTTCTACTTATACTACTAATATAAGTAGTGATAGTAATTCACCGATTTACTGCGActtatcttctttgtctcaagcctatgtgttttacaaattattgcaaacccAAGTTAGTAACAAATATAAGTCAGAATCCATATTTCATTACTACAGAACATATCCTTTTATTAAGGATAGAATAAAAGACTATTTCCATGACTATTTCCATACACGAGGAATATTTGATTCAGaatcaaaacacaagaaactgcGGAATTCTGGAATGAGTGAATGGAAAAACTGGTTAAAGAGCCATTATCAATACAATTTCTCCCATGACAAATGGTCTAGATTAGCACctctaaaatggagaaagaaagtcaaTCAGCATTTTACGATTAAAAATAACGACTcaccaaaattgggttcatatgaagaaaaagaccaattaATTCATTCCGGTAAAAAggattattataaatataaattggacTTATTGAAGAGTCCGAGttgcgaaaaaaaaattaaaaaacactacagatatgatcttttatcatataaatatcttaattatgAAGATGTGAAAGACTCCAATATTTATGGATCACCATTACAAGTAAACAGGCACGGAGAGATTTCTAATTACAatacacataaatacaaatCGTTTTATGCTACAACTATAAATGATAGCCTAGAAGATAAATATACAATTGATagggatccaaatctagatagaaaatatttggaattgagaatcaccaatttttaccctagaaacaatattgaaactagGACTAGTACGGGTATCAgaactttcattaataaaaaaagaaaactactaagactgggaccaataagaaagatattctttatctttatatcagaattcatcaagaaatccaaacaaagcaaaaagagttattttttgattggatgggaatga